The Candidatus Thermoplasmatota archaeon genome has a window encoding:
- the aspS gene encoding aspartate--tRNA(Asn) ligase → MLRTCYSRDVGEKEFGKTITIAGWVEDIRNLGGIAFILLRDKKGKSQVTCIKKENPELFEKITSIPRESVISVKGLCQKNEKVMNGWELLPREMKILSCAETPLPMGIADKVNVDFDTRLDNRFIDLRREKVQAIFRIRHTFIEAASDFLSSHGFVQVHTPKITVSSPEGGTEVFKINYFGRDAYLVQSPQLYKQILMATGMDRVYEVAWYFRAEEHDTSKHLNESTAMDVEMAFIESEEDVMQVGEKMVEATLEKITEEREKEIELLDADIHVPQLPFTRIKYDEVVEILEKHTEFKWGDDLGTDEEKMIGKELGEDFYFIIRFPLKTKPFYAMPDGQYAKAFDLECNGTEISSGAQRIHDYNMLKNRIVELGMNVENFNEYLKAFRYGMPPHGGFGFGIERFLMEALNLGNVRECILFPRDKKRISP, encoded by the coding sequence ATGCTGAGAACCTGTTATTCAAGAGACGTGGGAGAAAAGGAATTTGGCAAGACCATAACAATCGCTGGATGGGTAGAGGACATAAGAAATCTTGGAGGGATCGCTTTTATTTTGCTCAGGGATAAAAAAGGAAAGTCGCAGGTCACCTGTATTAAAAAGGAAAACCCGGAGTTGTTTGAAAAAATAACATCTATTCCAAGAGAGAGCGTTATATCGGTGAAGGGGCTGTGCCAGAAAAACGAGAAAGTAATGAACGGATGGGAACTGTTGCCGAGAGAGATGAAAATTCTTTCATGTGCAGAGACACCGCTCCCCATGGGCATTGCCGATAAAGTAAACGTTGACTTCGATACCCGTCTTGACAACAGGTTTATAGATTTGAGGAGGGAAAAAGTTCAGGCAATTTTTAGGATAAGACATACTTTCATTGAGGCAGCATCTGATTTTCTTTCATCCCATGGCTTCGTACAGGTTCATACCCCAAAAATTACCGTCTCCTCTCCAGAAGGAGGCACGGAGGTTTTCAAAATAAATTACTTCGGGAGAGACGCATATCTCGTGCAGTCCCCACAGCTTTACAAACAGATTCTGATGGCCACAGGAATGGACAGAGTGTACGAGGTGGCATGGTATTTCAGGGCGGAGGAGCATGACACATCAAAACATCTGAATGAATCAACGGCGATGGATGTAGAGATGGCATTTATAGAGAGTGAAGAAGATGTTATGCAAGTAGGGGAAAAAATGGTGGAGGCAACCCTTGAAAAAATAACGGAAGAGAGAGAGAAAGAGATTGAATTGTTGGATGCAGACATACACGTACCACAGCTGCCTTTTACGAGGATAAAATATGATGAAGTTGTAGAAATTCTTGAAAAGCATACAGAATTTAAATGGGGAGATGACCTCGGTACAGATGAGGAAAAGATGATAGGAAAAGAACTGGGAGAAGATTTTTATTTCATAATCCGGTTCCCTTTGAAAACAAAGCCTTTTTATGCCATGCCTGACGGGCAGTATGCAAAAGCCTTTGATTTGGAATGCAATGGAACGGAGATTTCATCCGGGGCACAGCGTATCCATGACTACAATATGCTGAAAAATAGGATTGTGGAACTGGGAATGAATGTTGAAAATTTCAATGAGTATTTGAAGGCTTTCCGCTATGGAATGCCCCCCCACGGCGGGTTCGGCTTCGGAATAGAGCGCTTTCTTATGGAAGCGCTGAACCTCGGCAATGTGAGAGAATGCATCCTGTTTCCGAGAGACAAAAAGAGGATAAGTCCGTAA